In one window of Ruminococcus hominis DNA:
- a CDS encoding ABC transporter ATP-binding protein: protein MEKPIMIQADHVYMKFSLSSEKFDSFKEYVIKSIKKQVSYDEFWALKDVSFELRKGDALGLIGLNGSGKSTMLKTIAGVLKPTKGSVTVNGSIAPLIELGAGFDMDLTARENVFLNGALLGYSRKQMQEYYDDIVEFSELKDFMDVPVKNFSSGMVSRLAFAIATIGTPDILIVDEVLSVGDFRFQEKCEQRIQKMMNGETTILFVSHNINQVEKLCNKIVWLEKGVVKAFGDAKEIAEEYRNS, encoded by the coding sequence ATGGAAAAACCAATAATGATTCAAGCAGATCATGTGTATATGAAATTCAGTTTGTCATCTGAGAAGTTTGATAGTTTTAAAGAGTACGTGATAAAAAGTATTAAAAAACAGGTGTCATATGATGAATTCTGGGCATTAAAAGATGTATCGTTTGAGTTAAGAAAAGGGGATGCATTGGGATTAATCGGTTTAAACGGTAGTGGAAAAAGTACAATGTTGAAAACGATTGCCGGAGTGTTAAAACCGACGAAAGGAAGTGTCACTGTAAATGGCTCAATTGCTCCGTTGATTGAATTGGGAGCTGGATTCGATATGGATTTGACAGCACGTGAAAATGTATTTCTTAATGGAGCACTTTTAGGATATTCACGTAAACAGATGCAGGAATATTATGATGATATAGTAGAATTTTCGGAGTTAAAAGATTTTATGGATGTACCAGTAAAGAATTTCTCTTCTGGTATGGTTTCAAGATTGGCATTTGCGATTGCAACAATCGGAACGCCGGATATTCTTATTGTAGACGAAGTGCTTTCTGTTGGGGACTTTCGATTCCAAGAGAAATGCGAACAACGTATACAGAAGATGATGAATGGAGAAACGACAATTCTTTTTGTTTCGCATAATATTAATCAGGTAGAAAAGTTATGTAATAAAATTGTGTGGTTAGAAAAAGGGGTTGTCAAAGCATTTGGTGATGCCAAAGAAATTGCAGAGGAATATAGAAATTCTTAA
- a CDS encoding ABC transporter permease, with translation MSVTQYIQNFVKFQPLLRELVARDIKIKYRRSALGVLWTLLNPLFMMIVLSVVFSNLFKFDIENFPLYLLSGQVIFNFFNDTTTTSMGAIISNSSLIKKIYVPKYLFVLSRVFSSFINLMASFTALMLVMLAMRVEMHWTVILSPIPLLFLVAFSLGIGLILAAITVRFRDIMHLYSVFTTALMYLTPVIYPMSILPKWLSPIVRANPVTNILIMFRDVMLNGNLPSISGIIIALIETVLALGIGLYVFYKNQDQFILNI, from the coding sequence ATGAGCGTGACTCAATATATACAAAATTTTGTAAAATTCCAGCCACTATTACGAGAGTTGGTTGCACGAGATATTAAGATTAAATACAGACGTTCTGCATTAGGAGTTCTGTGGACACTATTAAACCCATTGTTTATGATGATTGTATTATCGGTAGTTTTTTCAAATCTTTTTAAGTTTGATATTGAAAATTTTCCGTTGTACTTGCTAAGTGGACAGGTGATTTTTAATTTTTTTAATGATACGACAACAACATCAATGGGAGCAATTATAAGTAACTCTTCACTGATAAAGAAGATATATGTACCAAAATATCTTTTTGTTTTGTCAAGAGTCTTTTCAAGTTTTATTAATTTGATGGCTTCATTTACTGCATTAATGCTCGTAATGCTGGCTATGCGTGTTGAGATGCATTGGACAGTTATTTTATCACCAATTCCATTGCTGTTTTTAGTTGCATTTTCATTAGGAATAGGCTTGATATTAGCAGCAATAACTGTAAGATTTAGAGATATCATGCATTTGTATTCTGTATTTACAACAGCGTTGATGTATTTGACACCAGTTATTTATCCAATGTCAATCCTTCCAAAATGGTTATCGCCGATTGTTAGAGCTAATCCAGTTACAAATATATTGATTATGTTCCGTGATGTTATGCTAAACGGAAATTTGCCAAGTATTTCTGGGATTATTATAGCTCTGATTGAAACTGTGCTGGCATTGGGAATTGGATTATATGTATTCTATAAAAATCAGGATCAATTTATTTTAAATATATAA
- a CDS encoding DUF2304 domain-containing protein, giving the protein MMNIRIQVIVAIVIVLALCVIINMIRKKALELRYALAWLLVGFGTLILDLFPDVMMGLAKFMGIEVPSNMLFFLGFCFALIIIFVLTIAVSRMSIRIKNLTQEMALYEKRMKDNERQ; this is encoded by the coding sequence ATGATGAATATTCGAATTCAGGTAATTGTAGCAATCGTGATTGTGCTGGCATTGTGTGTGATTATAAATATGATCAGAAAAAAAGCACTTGAGTTAAGATATGCACTTGCATGGCTTTTGGTAGGATTTGGTACGTTGATCTTAGATTTGTTCCCAGATGTAATGATGGGACTTGCCAAATTTATGGGAATAGAAGTTCCGAGTAATATGTTGTTCTTCTTAGGATTTTGCTTTGCGTTGATCATTATTTTCGTATTGACAATAGCAGTTTCAAGAATGTCAATCCGAATTAAAAATTTAACTCAGGAGATGGCGTTGTATGAGAAGAGAATGAAAGACAATGAAAGACAATGA
- a CDS encoding glycosyltransferase family 2 protein, protein MKKLIIIPAYNESANIEKTIKMIQENAPEFDYVIINDCSTDDTKKICEKNGYNYIDLPINLGIGGAVQTGYRYGYEEGYDMAVQVDGDGQHDPKFLATMADYLEEHGLDMVIGSRFINKEGFQSSGARRMGIKYFTVLIQLLTGKKITDPTSGLRMVNRDVMKIFAYDYPKDYPEPESVVAILRQKKNVEEIPVIMKAREGGVSSISPKKSVYYMIKVTLAILIERIRK, encoded by the coding sequence ATGAAAAAGCTAATTATTATACCGGCATATAATGAAAGTGCAAATATTGAAAAAACAATTAAAATGATTCAGGAAAATGCTCCGGAATTTGATTATGTAATTATAAATGATTGTTCTACGGATGATACGAAAAAAATTTGTGAAAAGAATGGTTATAATTATATAGACTTACCAATTAATCTGGGAATTGGCGGGGCCGTGCAAACAGGCTATCGATATGGTTATGAAGAAGGCTATGATATGGCTGTGCAGGTGGACGGAGATGGTCAGCATGATCCAAAGTTTTTGGCAACAATGGCAGATTATCTTGAAGAACATGGACTGGATATGGTAATTGGTTCTCGTTTTATTAATAAAGAAGGCTTTCAGTCATCCGGAGCAAGAAGAATGGGTATCAAATATTTTACAGTGCTTATTCAGTTGCTGACCGGAAAGAAAATTACAGATCCAACATCAGGATTGAGAATGGTTAATCGTGACGTTATGAAAATATTTGCATATGATTACCCGAAAGATTATCCGGAACCTGAAAGTGTGGTTGCAATTTTGAGACAGAAAAAGAATGTTGAAGAAATTCCTGTTATTATGAAAGCTCGTGAAGGTGGAGTTTCTTCCATATCGCCGAAAAAGTCAGTTTATTATATGATAAAGGTAACCTTAGCAATTTTAATTGAGCGAATTAGAAAGTAA
- a CDS encoding glycosyltransferase family 2 protein: MGDMSAKHTFVICAYKESAYLEECILSLKQQTVKSNIIMITSTPNNYIRELAEKYEIPLNVNEGEGGIVQDWNFGYAQCRTPYITIAHQDDVYFPEYAEHAVNMLESAKKPLIYFSDYCEIRNGEKVENNQLLKVKRMLLSPLKVKKFQTSRFIRRRSLAFGCGICCPSVTFAVENLPNPVFTVHFRSCEDWEAWERLSRLKGTFAYDATIQMGHRIHEESETSIIIGDNARSTEDYEMYCRFWPKWIAKILIKLYSKSQQSNNID, encoded by the coding sequence ATGGGAGATATGAGTGCGAAGCATACATTTGTAATATGTGCATATAAAGAAAGTGCTTATTTGGAAGAATGCATTCTTTCATTAAAGCAACAAACTGTAAAATCAAATATTATTATGATAACATCTACACCGAATAATTATATTCGAGAACTCGCAGAAAAATATGAGATACCATTGAATGTGAATGAAGGAGAGGGAGGAATCGTTCAAGACTGGAATTTTGGATATGCACAATGTAGAACACCATATATAACAATCGCTCATCAAGATGATGTGTATTTTCCAGAGTATGCAGAGCATGCTGTGAATATGTTAGAATCTGCAAAAAAACCATTGATTTATTTTTCGGATTACTGTGAAATTAGAAATGGGGAAAAGGTTGAAAATAATCAATTGTTAAAAGTAAAGAGGATGTTATTGTCACCTTTAAAAGTAAAGAAATTTCAAACTAGCCGCTTTATCAGAAGACGTAGTTTGGCATTTGGATGTGGAATTTGTTGTCCATCTGTTACATTTGCAGTGGAGAATCTTCCTAATCCTGTTTTCACAGTACATTTCCGTTCTTGCGAAGATTGGGAAGCCTGGGAAAGACTCTCAAGATTAAAAGGTACGTTTGCTTATGACGCAACAATTCAAATGGGGCATCGTATTCATGAAGAGTCAGAAACATCAATTATCATAGGAGATAATGCAAGAAGCACGGAAGATTATGAGATGTATTGTAGATTTTGGCCAAAATGGATTGCAAAGATATTGATAAAATTATATTCAAAAAGCCAGCAATCAAATAATATAGACTAA
- a CDS encoding acyl carrier protein, with translation METLLEILSDLVPGVQFEGRTDLVESGDLDSLKILNLISDISDEFDVTIPVGEVVPENFDSPEAIMALINKLQK, from the coding sequence ATGGAAACATTATTGGAAATTTTAAGCGATTTAGTACCGGGAGTACAGTTTGAAGGAAGAACAGATTTGGTGGAGAGTGGAGATTTGGATTCACTTAAAATTTTAAATCTGATTTCGGATATCTCAGATGAATTTGATGTGACAATCCCAGTAGGCGAGGTTGTTCCTGAAAATTTTGATTCGCCAGAGGCAATTATGGCATTGATTAATAAACTTCAGAAATAA
- a CDS encoding MBOAT family O-acyltransferase: MIISIPAVFFLLFSTLVTYGCALWIKHIDNIQVEEKVDVKKKKRIVIFGIVLDLGMLAFLKYSNFLILNINAITNSHINLFHMILPLGISYYTFQTLGYLLDVYWGRAEAETNLGKYALFVSFFPQLVQGPIGRYGRLADQLTSSHKFELHQIKYGVERIVWGLFKKMIVAEWASVYRIAIFSNPEQYSGIAVFGVLLYTIELYGDFAGGIDIVLGVAAMFGIRLDENFRQPLFSVSISDFWRRWHISLGTWMKDYVFYPLTLSKAMCKLQKKAKVKWGRKKGRFVTIAVSDLIVFVLVGLWHGPSWNNIGWGFYNGVIIATSGFMADTYKVWKTKLHIKDQSKGYHLFMILRTFILFNLGQYFDCVSSVGEALKMMKYSVTSFQPSQFLMISSGKLGVEYTPYALLTLFIGCVIWFIVSVLKEKGINMEEAAAKTPIALEFLICILLLISIPLFSPMSVARGFIYAQF, encoded by the coding sequence ATGATAATTAGCATACCGGCAGTATTTTTTCTACTATTTTCAACTCTTGTGACATATGGTTGTGCTTTATGGATAAAACATATTGATAATATTCAAGTAGAAGAAAAAGTAGATGTAAAAAAGAAAAAAAGAATTGTTATATTTGGAATAGTATTGGACTTAGGAATGTTAGCATTTTTGAAATATTCCAATTTTTTGATTCTAAATATTAATGCAATAACAAATAGTCATATCAATCTGTTTCATATGATTTTACCACTTGGAATTTCTTATTACACATTCCAAACGCTGGGATATTTGTTAGATGTATATTGGGGGAGAGCAGAAGCAGAAACAAATTTGGGTAAATATGCATTATTTGTTTCATTCTTCCCACAACTTGTACAAGGACCAATAGGAAGATATGGAAGGCTTGCGGACCAATTGACAAGCTCACATAAATTTGAGTTACATCAGATAAAGTATGGTGTTGAAAGAATTGTATGGGGATTGTTCAAAAAGATGATTGTAGCAGAATGGGCTTCGGTATATCGAATTGCAATTTTTTCTAATCCAGAGCAATATTCAGGAATTGCGGTATTTGGTGTGTTGCTATACACAATAGAGCTGTATGGTGATTTCGCAGGAGGTATAGATATTGTATTAGGCGTAGCTGCAATGTTTGGAATTCGACTAGATGAAAACTTTCGTCAGCCATTGTTTTCTGTTTCGATTAGTGACTTTTGGAGAAGATGGCATATATCACTTGGAACATGGATGAAAGATTATGTGTTTTATCCACTAACTTTGTCAAAAGCAATGTGCAAACTTCAAAAAAAGGCGAAAGTCAAATGGGGACGAAAAAAAGGAAGATTCGTGACGATTGCTGTTTCAGATTTGATAGTATTTGTACTTGTTGGTTTATGGCATGGTCCTAGCTGGAATAATATAGGATGGGGTTTTTATAACGGAGTAATTATTGCAACAAGTGGATTCATGGCAGACACATATAAAGTATGGAAAACGAAACTACACATTAAAGATCAAAGCAAAGGATATCATCTGTTTATGATACTCAGGACGTTTATACTGTTTAATCTTGGACAATATTTCGATTGTGTTAGCTCAGTTGGAGAAGCGTTGAAAATGATGAAATATTCTGTTACGAGTTTTCAACCATCACAATTTTTAATGATATCATCCGGAAAACTCGGAGTAGAATATACACCGTATGCATTATTAACATTATTTATAGGATGTGTTATTTGGTTTATTGTGAGTGTATTAAAAGAAAAAGGCATAAATATGGAAGAAGCAGCAGCGAAAACGCCAATAGCTTTGGAATTTCTAATATGTATTCTTTTGCTTATCAGTATTCCGCTGTTTAGTCCAATGTCAGTAGCTAGGGGGTTCATCTATGCACAGTTTTAA
- a CDS encoding transglutaminase domain-containing protein encodes MKKNIKSVGVLLLSSIMLMSSPLTVLAEENEIVQTQENGSIDQTENNGESESQASENSSEDSTIKEEKQQEILEQEDVQENVAPTTVQDIQKEPEAVAENGEQIQLKYRAYLHGGFWQEEKQNGEMAGTTGQNRAMRALQIKIDNQTNVTGGVEYSAHVQNIGWQDAVKDGETAGIEEKNLPIEAIRMNLTGDLKEQYDIYYRVHATNVGWLGWAKNGEDAGTAGYAYAVQAIEIKLYNKTAEDKPAQTECSFLSEETRGLLMYKTHVQNIGWQDKVYDGATAGTTGRNLNLEALQLKVTNAGRKNMSGSISYEAHVQDIGWQNAVSDWGTAGTTGRNKKIEALKISLTGELAQAYDIYYRVHSAEYGWLGWAKNGEQAGTIGLNLGAQAIEVKLYAKDATDKPEQSSRSYISQDNLGAIIYKAHVQNIGWQSNVYDGKTAGTTGRNLSVEALNIKVTDWGRQNGLNGSVIYQTHVQDIGWQDEVADGETSGTTGKNKKVEAIKVRLSGELEEKYDIYYRVHSARFGWLGWTKNGETAGTVGYNAGVEAIEIKLYEKNDTNVPDTTARSYLATENIGEINFAANVEKSGWQTTKTNGQTAGTTGENKAIQQLTMSTSDSTGKNVFNGTIEYRLHVSNVGWMDWKNNGEIAGDGKNQAEAVQIRLTGELAQYADIYYRTHVSNYGWLGWAKNGQEAGTTKLGNKLQAIQVKIVPKGAMVPGSNSNYYITMTPQQMRINNGIQNVYNQVGRNLYSCFMWCVNNIKYRTLGNNPGTGYTNPQWFALYGLEQQIGDCRTYAATFYQLAKGLGYNARYVYGYVPRAGGGMVDHAWVEIDINGVTYVYDTDFQYETGRNGYQFRYRTSGTWVYTNYHYES; translated from the coding sequence ATGAAGAAAAATATAAAAAGTGTGGGAGTACTTCTACTCAGTTCTATTATGTTGATGTCAAGCCCATTAACAGTGCTTGCAGAGGAAAACGAAATTGTACAAACACAAGAAAATGGTTCTATTGATCAGACTGAAAATAATGGAGAAAGTGAGTCACAAGCTTCTGAAAATAGTAGTGAAGACAGTACAATTAAAGAGGAAAAACAACAGGAAATATTAGAGCAGGAGGATGTACAAGAAAACGTAGCACCAACAACTGTTCAGGATATACAGAAAGAACCAGAGGCTGTTGCAGAAAATGGCGAGCAGATTCAATTAAAATATCGTGCATATTTACATGGTGGATTCTGGCAGGAAGAAAAACAAAATGGAGAAATGGCCGGAACGACAGGGCAGAATCGTGCAATGAGAGCACTGCAGATAAAAATAGATAATCAAACAAATGTGACAGGTGGGGTTGAGTACAGTGCACATGTGCAAAATATTGGCTGGCAGGACGCTGTAAAAGATGGAGAAACAGCGGGTATTGAAGAAAAGAATCTTCCGATAGAAGCAATTAGAATGAATCTTACAGGAGATTTAAAAGAACAGTATGACATATATTATCGTGTTCATGCTACAAATGTTGGTTGGCTTGGCTGGGCGAAGAATGGTGAAGACGCCGGAACTGCTGGATATGCATATGCTGTACAGGCAATTGAAATTAAATTATATAATAAAACTGCAGAGGACAAGCCGGCGCAGACAGAATGCAGCTTTTTGTCAGAAGAGACACGTGGTTTGTTAATGTATAAGACTCATGTACAAAACATTGGTTGGCAAGATAAAGTTTATGATGGAGCAACAGCCGGGACAACTGGGAGAAACCTGAATTTGGAAGCACTTCAGTTAAAAGTGACAAATGCCGGAAGAAAAAATATGTCAGGCTCTATTAGTTACGAAGCCCATGTACAGGATATTGGTTGGCAGAATGCAGTTTCTGATTGGGGTACAGCCGGAACAACAGGAAGAAATAAGAAAATAGAAGCGTTAAAAATAAGCCTGACAGGAGAGTTGGCACAAGCATATGATATCTATTATCGTGTTCATTCAGCAGAGTATGGTTGGTTAGGCTGGGCAAAAAATGGTGAACAGGCAGGTACTATAGGACTTAACTTGGGAGCACAGGCAATTGAAGTAAAATTATATGCAAAAGATGCAACAGATAAACCAGAACAAAGCAGCAGAAGTTATATTTCGCAAGATAATTTAGGCGCAATTATTTATAAAGCCCATGTACAAAATATTGGTTGGCAATCAAATGTGTATGATGGAAAAACAGCCGGAACGACAGGAAGAAATTTGAGTGTAGAAGCTCTAAACATTAAAGTTACTGACTGGGGAAGACAAAATGGGCTGAATGGGTCTGTTATTTATCAGACCCATGTACAGGATATTGGCTGGCAGGATGAAGTTGCGGATGGAGAGACATCCGGAACAACAGGGAAAAACAAAAAAGTCGAGGCCATAAAAGTTCGTTTGTCAGGTGAACTGGAAGAAAAATATGATATCTATTATCGCGTTCATAGTGCAAGATTTGGCTGGCTTGGCTGGACGAAAAATGGAGAGACAGCTGGAACTGTCGGCTACAATGCGGGAGTAGAGGCTATTGAAATCAAACTTTATGAAAAAAATGATACAAACGTACCAGATACAACAGCAAGGAGCTATCTGGCAACAGAAAATATAGGTGAAATTAATTTTGCGGCAAATGTTGAAAAATCTGGTTGGCAGACTACAAAAACAAATGGGCAGACTGCAGGAACAACAGGAGAAAATAAAGCAATTCAGCAGCTGACTATGAGTACATCTGATTCTACGGGAAAAAATGTATTTAATGGAACAATTGAATATCGTTTGCATGTAAGTAATGTTGGCTGGATGGACTGGAAAAATAATGGAGAAATAGCTGGAGACGGAAAAAATCAGGCAGAAGCGGTTCAAATTCGTTTGACGGGTGAGTTGGCACAATATGCAGATATCTATTACCGCACTCATGTGTCAAATTATGGATGGCTTGGCTGGGCAAAGAATGGTCAGGAAGCCGGAACTACAAAACTTGGAAACAAATTGCAGGCTATTCAAGTGAAAATTGTTCCGAAGGGAGCAATGGTACCAGGAAGTAATAGTAATTATTATATAACGATGACACCACAACAGATGCGTATTAATAATGGAATCCAAAATGTATATAATCAGGTAGGACGGAATTTGTATAGTTGTTTTATGTGGTGCGTTAATAATATCAAATACCGTACGCTTGGAAATAATCCAGGAACTGGTTATACAAATCCACAGTGGTTTGCACTGTACGGATTAGAGCAGCAAATAGGAGATTGTCGTACTTATGCAGCAACTTTTTATCAGTTAGCAAAGGGACTGGGCTATAATGCAAGATATGTATATGGTTATGTTCCAAGAGCTGGAGGTGGAATGGTTGATCATGCATGGGTAGAAATTGATATCAATGGAGTAACCTATGTATATGATACAGATTTTCAATATGAGACGGGGCGTAATGGATATCAGTTCAGATACAGGACTTCCGGTACATGGGTATACACAAATTATCACTATGAAAGTTAA